One genomic window of Candidatus Campbellbacteria bacterium includes the following:
- the rpsP gene encoding 30S ribosomal protein S16, whose protein sequence is MLKIRLQRTGRKNNPSYRIIVVDSSVGPKSGKYIEKLGTYDSIRKTKSIEKERIQHWMNNGAEVSETVFNILVADGMLKGKKKNVLPKKTPIKKEVNEEKQEAGVANENKTEEVATQKAEGEVSAEQKSGEEKVGEEKAPTEQPQAEQKVEEATEQKPEETTEQKPEQKEEVVENKEATAEQKTEGEAPTEEKKEQ, encoded by the coding sequence ATGCTTAAAATAAGATTACAAAGAACAGGAAGAAAAAACAATCCTTCATATCGTATTATTGTTGTGGACTCCAGCGTTGGTCCTAAAAGTGGAAAGTATATAGAAAAGTTGGGAACTTACGACAGCATAAGAAAAACCAAATCAATAGAAAAGGAGAGAATACAACATTGGATGAACAACGGTGCAGAAGTGTCTGAGACAGTTTTTAATATATTGGTAGCAGACGGTATGCTCAAAGGAAAAAAGAAAAATGTCCTACCAAAGAAAACACCTATAAAGAAAGAAGTTAACGAAGAAAAACAAGAGGCTGGTGTTGCCAATGAAAATAAGACAGAAGAAGTAGCCACTCAAAAAGCAGAGGGTGAAGTGTCAGCTGAACAAAAAAGTGGAGAGGAAAAAGTTGGCGAGGAAAAAGCACCAACCGAACAACCACAGGCAGAACAAAAGGTAGAGGAGGCGACAGAGCAGAAGCCAGAGGAGACGACAGAGCAGAAGCCAGAACAAAAAGAAGAGGTGGTGGAAAATAAGGAAGCAACAGCAGAACAGAAAACAGAGGGTGAAGCGCCAACCGAAGAAAAGAAAGAACAATAA
- a CDS encoding sigma-70 family RNA polymerase sigma factor, with translation MPKKTKTTKKSKKTTRRKTSLSKRVSKKRKSTTKKTKKRRVVKKVPRKARKVGRKVGRKKVKKVTKKKAKKVVKRAPKKVAKKKVKVKKVGRKKPFTLSKIAQSRINTLVKVGQQRGFITYDEILKQFPLIEKKIQLLEKLYDEMDIRNIKVAESISNFDDLSKITLPGITNTPTRGNVKTSSSDLVQMYLKEIGRHKLLTAQEEKELSKRIQNGDEDAKKILIQANLRLVVSHARRYVNKNPNLTLLDLIQEGTFGLFKAAEKFDYRMDYKFSTYATWWIRQSISRALADQSRIIRIPVHMVDTIHQYRKVCNRLTQEFGREPHAEEVAVEMDIPVEKVWMIQRIRQDTASLDKQIGDSSDPERSSLGEFTADTTTESPDTQASKSILSTQIQEILGDLTEKEREVIEMRHGLKDGHARTLEEVGKKFSVTRERIRQIEAKAINKIQSHKKTKNLKNYY, from the coding sequence ATGCCCAAAAAGACAAAAACCACAAAAAAATCAAAAAAGACAACAAGAAGAAAAACTTCTCTGTCTAAAAGAGTGTCTAAAAAGAGAAAATCAACAACCAAAAAGACAAAGAAGAGGAGGGTTGTAAAAAAAGTTCCAAGAAAAGCAAGAAAAGTCGGAAGAAAGGTTGGAAGAAAAAAGGTGAAAAAAGTCACGAAGAAAAAAGCAAAGAAGGTTGTAAAAAGGGCGCCAAAAAAAGTTGCGAAGAAAAAAGTGAAAGTGAAAAAGGTCGGAAGGAAAAAGCCATTTACTCTTTCAAAAATCGCGCAATCCAGAATTAATACATTGGTTAAAGTCGGTCAGCAAAGGGGCTTTATAACATACGATGAGATATTGAAACAATTCCCTTTGATAGAAAAGAAGATACAACTACTTGAGAAACTTTATGACGAGATGGATATAAGGAATATAAAAGTCGCAGAATCAATAAGCAATTTTGATGATTTGTCCAAAATAACACTACCTGGAATAACAAACACTCCGACAAGAGGAAATGTAAAGACCTCTTCAAGCGACCTTGTTCAGATGTATCTGAAAGAGATAGGAAGGCATAAGCTTTTAACAGCCCAAGAAGAAAAAGAATTGAGTAAAAGAATACAAAATGGGGACGAAGATGCTAAAAAAATATTGATACAAGCAAACTTGCGCTTGGTTGTTTCACATGCAAGGAGATATGTAAACAAAAACCCTAATTTAACCCTGCTTGATTTGATTCAGGAAGGAACATTTGGACTTTTCAAAGCGGCTGAAAAATTTGATTATAGAATGGACTACAAATTCTCTACATACGCGACTTGGTGGATAAGACAATCAATAAGCAGAGCTCTTGCAGACCAATCAAGAATTATCCGCATACCAGTTCACATGGTGGACACAATTCACCAGTATCGCAAGGTTTGTAATCGTCTCACACAAGAATTTGGTCGCGAACCACATGCAGAAGAAGTCGCAGTTGAGATGGATATTCCTGTTGAGAAAGTGTGGATGATACAGAGAATAAGGCAAGACACCGCATCACTTGATAAGCAAATCGGTGATTCAAGTGACCCAGAAAGATCGTCATTGGGTGAATTTACTGCTGACACAACCACAGAATCACCAGACACACAGGCATCAAAAAGTATCCTGTCAACACAAATACAGGAAATTCTTGGAGACCTCACTGAAAAAGAAAGAGAAGTTATTGAAATGAGGCACGGACTAAAGGACGGACACGCGAGAACTCTTGAAGAAGTGGGTAAGAAATTCAGTGTAACCCGTGAGAGAATAAGGCAGATTGAGGCAAAAGCGATAAACAAGATTCAATCACACAAAAAGACAAAGAATCTAAAGAATTATTACTAA